A region of Apus apus isolate bApuApu2 chromosome 14, bApuApu2.pri.cur, whole genome shotgun sequence DNA encodes the following proteins:
- the AQP8 gene encoding aquaporin-8 — protein MATAEGGHPFGKEAMMDIEIKPKPSQPHWYERYLQPCVAELLGTALFIFTGCLSALEDVEGMGRLQPALGHGLALAASIATAADISGAHFNPAVSLAVWLVGGMNITMLLPYWGSQLCGGMIGAGLAKAVVTSQRYVASHGGAFGSIADDEQIPAALVAEIVLTTFLILVVCMGAINGKTRTPLVPLHVSFVVTAAVLAGGGVSGACMNPARAFGPAVVANYWDYHWVYWVGPMVAALLSGVLVRLLMGDRTTRLFLK, from the exons ATGGCCACTGCTGAGGGCGGCCACCCCTTCGGGAAGGAGGCCATGATGGACATCGAAATCAAGCCCAAGCCCTCGCAGCCTCACTGGTACGAGAGGTACCTCCAGCCCTGcgtggctgagctgctgggcacTGCCCTCTTCATCTTCACGGGCTGCCTCTCGGCGCTGGAGGATGTGGAGGGCatggggaggctgcagcctgccctggggCACGGGCTGGCCCTGGCAGCCAGCATCGCCACCGCCGCTGACATCAG TGGAGCCCACTTCAATCCCGCCGTGTCCTTGGCTGTGTGGCTGGTCGGTGGGATGAACATCACGATGCTCCTTCCTTACTGGGGCTCCCAGCTCTGTGGAGGGATGATAGGAGCTGGCTTGGCAAAG GCCGTGGTGACCAGCCAGCGGTACGTGGCCTCCCACGGAGGAGCCTTCGGCAGCATCGCGGACGACGAGCAGATCCCTGCTGCCCTCGTGGCTGAGATTGTCCTGACCACCTTCCTCATCCTCGTGGTCTGCATGGGAGCCATCAACGGCAAGACCAGGACCCCGCTGGTGCCTTTGCACGTCAGCTTCGTGGTCACGGCCGCCGTCCTGGCAGG aggTGGTGTTTCTGGAGCCTGCATGAATCCTGCCAGAGCCTTTGGGCCAGCTGTGGTAGCAAATTACTGGGACTATCACTGGGTTTACTGGGTAGGGCCCATGGTTGCTGCCCTCCTCAGCGGTGTCCTGGTGAG GCTCCTGATGGGCGACCGGACCACCCGCCTGTTCCTGAAGTGA